From the Haladaptatus sp. DJG-WS-42 genome, the window AACGACGTCCCAGAGGGGGCCTACCCGTTCACGACTATCGACCCAAGCGTGGGCGAGGCCTACGCCCGCGTCGATTGTGCGGCACCTGACTTCGAAGAGGAGTGTACCCCGGAGACGGGCTACTGCGACCACGGCATGCGCTTTGTCCCGACCAAACTCGTCGACGTTGCGGGCCTGATTCCTGGCGCACACGAGGGCAAGGGCCTCGGCAACCAGTTCCTGACCGACCTGAACGAAGCCGACGTGCTCATCCACATCGTTGACTTCTCGGGTAAGACGGACGCCGAAGGCGAACCAACCGAGGGCCACGACCCCCGCGACGACATCGAGTTCTTAGAAAACGAACTCGACATGTGGTATCTCGAAATCTTAGAGAAGGGTATCGAGCGCTACAACGGCAAGTATCAGGCAGAAGAACTCAAAATCGAGGTCGAACTCGCAGAGCAGATGTCGGCGTTCCGCACGAACAAAGACGAACTCAAGCAGATCATCCTCCGATGTGACCTCGACTTAGACCCCGACGAGTGGGACGAAGACGACCACGCGAAACTCGCTCGCGAGATTCGCAAGGTGACGAAGCCAATCATCATCGCGGCGAACAAGATGGACACGCCAGAAGCGCAAGCAAACTACGAGGAGATTACGGGAGACCCCGAGTACGAACACCTGACCATCATCCCCGCGAGCGCCCACGCGGAGAAGGCACTCAAGAAGGCGGACGAACAGGGCGTCGTCTCCTACCGCCCCGGCGAAGCAGATTTCGAGATTCTCGCAGACATTTCCGCAGAACAGGAACAGGGCTTAGAGCAGATTCGCGAGTTCATGCAGGCTCACGACGGCACTGGCGTCCAGCAGGCACTCGAAGCCGCGCTGTTCTCTGAACTCGGTGTGAAGGCTATCTTCCCCGGCACGGCGAACGGCAACTGGGACGAGAAGGGCAAGTTCCGCGACTGCTTCCTGCTCCCCGAGTACGCCACCGCAGAGGACTTCGCCTACCATCTTCACACCGACATCGGCGACGGCTTCCTCCAC encodes:
- a CDS encoding redox-regulated ATPase YchF — encoded protein: MSYKVGLVGKPSVGKSSFFNAATMNDVPEGAYPFTTIDPSVGEAYARVDCAAPDFEEECTPETGYCDHGMRFVPTKLVDVAGLIPGAHEGKGLGNQFLTDLNEADVLIHIVDFSGKTDAEGEPTEGHDPRDDIEFLENELDMWYLEILEKGIERYNGKYQAEELKIEVELAEQMSAFRTNKDELKQIILRCDLDLDPDEWDEDDHAKLAREIRKVTKPIIIAANKMDTPEAQANYEEITGDPEYEHLTIIPASAHAEKALKKADEQGVVSYRPGEADFEILADISAEQEQGLEQIREFMQAHDGTGVQQALEAALFSELGVKAIFPGTANGNWDEKGKFRDCFLLPEYATAEDFAYHLHTDIGDGFLHAIDCRSKRQVGADRELSHRDVIEIISTN